From Streptomyces chrestomyceticus JCM 4735, one genomic window encodes:
- a CDS encoding ABC transporter ATP-binding protein, with protein sequence MLEGLGLTVRAGESVAVMGPSGSGKSTLLSVVLGLVRPDAGTVCVAGQDMAALRGRRLAEHRRKHLGMVFQFGELLPELSPVENVALPALLDGADRDRAYADSRELLDELGVPAHGTATGDLSGGERQRVAVARALIGSPSLLLADEPTGALDAEARDHVAGTLFAVPASRQCGLLVVTHDPSVAERADRVMHLEQGALAGAR encoded by the coding sequence TTGCTCGAAGGGCTCGGACTCACGGTGCGTGCCGGTGAGTCCGTGGCCGTCATGGGCCCGTCCGGGTCCGGCAAGAGCACGCTCCTCTCCGTCGTCCTCGGACTCGTGCGGCCGGACGCCGGAACCGTATGCGTAGCCGGGCAGGACATGGCGGCGTTACGTGGCCGGCGGCTGGCGGAGCACCGGAGAAAACACCTGGGCATGGTCTTCCAGTTCGGCGAATTACTGCCGGAACTCTCCCCGGTGGAGAATGTCGCCCTGCCGGCTCTGCTGGACGGCGCGGACCGTGACCGCGCCTATGCCGACAGCCGGGAGCTCCTGGACGAACTGGGCGTGCCCGCCCACGGCACGGCGACCGGCGACCTGTCCGGCGGCGAGCGGCAGCGGGTCGCCGTGGCGCGCGCCCTGATCGGCAGCCCGTCGCTGCTCCTGGCGGACGAACCCACCGGCGCGCTCGACGCGGAGGCGCGGGACCACGTGGCCGGGACGCTGTTCGCCGTACCGGCCTCACGTCAGTGCGGGCTGCTCGTCGTGACGCACGATCCCTCGGTGGCGGAGCGGGCTGACCGGGTCATGCACCTGGAACAAGGTGCCCTCGCAGGTGCGCGGTGA